The following proteins are encoded in a genomic region of Cryptomeria japonica chromosome 11, Sugi_1.0, whole genome shotgun sequence:
- the LOC131859748 gene encoding L-type lectin-domain containing receptor kinase IX.1-like, with amino-acid sequence MGNFHPAMLCLLLLFFVGFAGSVNFNFPPQTDIRFYRDASFQRTPQDAIMLTRNITNLHPKSYGCAAYDKPIPIWNNVSNAVANFTTHFQFVIGKANNNSSPGSGLAVFMAPFDFQPPLASSGMWLGLFNDSTDKAPSNQIVAVEFDTFKDHFDEDDNHIGIDINSIVSVDKIPLSKNSENQSLKNGLYWDAWVEYNGGTNRLEVFLLSNPSGNSNNISKPETPILGFNINLREILPENVRVGFSSSTRSSQLPTSESHIVYTWSFTSSEIPSSSPVQDIPSSKTGQNISSLSRTNAIFIALSVCLLAVCGFLFVLWYYYFKTRQNRCPRGRYVELEEQFAQRPRSFSYADLSTATHSFSENLKLGEGGFGGVYRGILPGTNEVVAVKRISPGSRQGKREYVSEVTIISRLRHRNLIQLLGWCHESSELLLVYEFLPNGSLDKHLFDEEKEPLDWDQRYRISCDIASALVYLHDELDNCIVHRDVKTSNVILDSSLNAKLGDFGLARIVKHDGPASHTTSPGGTLGYLAPECAVAGKTSPESDVFSFGVVALEIACGRRPVDLRLSEHNCRVVEWVWDLYKQGKLLDAADKRLGGNFNEEEMQRLMVVGLLCCQQEPKARPEMRYVMKILRFDVELPSVPLSLYDTSKTFSPPLDPVSIGAASVSSSSNRNTSRSL; translated from the coding sequence ATGGGAAACTTCCATCCTGCAATGTTGTGTCTCCTCCTCCTCTTCTTCGTCGGTTTTGCGGGGAGTGTTAATTTTAATTTTCCTCCCCAAACGGATATCAGATTTTACAGGGATGCCAGCTTTCAGCGGACCCCTCAGGATGCCATTATGCTCACCAGAAACATCACTAACCTTCATCCAAAAAGCTACGGCTGTGCGGCTTACGACAAACCAATTCCCATCTGGAACAATGTTTCAAATGCTGTCGCCAATTTCACTACACATTTTCAGTTCGTCATTGGCAAAGCGAATAATAATAGTTCACCAGGCAGTGGTCTTGCTGTTTTCATGGCGCCCTTCGACTTTCAACCGCCCTTGGCATCATCGGGCATGTGGCTTGGCCTTTTCAATGACAGCACAGATAAAGCGCCATCTAATCAGATAGTTGCTGTAGAGTTTGACACGTTCAAGGACCATTTCGATGAGGACGACAACCATATTGGAATTGATATCAATAGCATTGTTTCCGTCGACAAAATTCCATTGAGCAAAAATTCTGAAAATCAGAGTCTCAAGAACGGCTTATATTGGGATGCGTGGGTGGAATACAATGGCGGAACGAATCGGCTTGAGGTATTTCTCTTATCTAACCCTTCTGGCAATAGCAACAATATCTCCAAACCAGAAACCCCAATTTTGGGTTTCAACATAAATCTGCGCGAGATTCTTCCGGAGAATGTCAGGGTGGGGTTTTCCTCTTCCACCCGCTCATCGCAGCTTCCAACCTCTGAGAGTCACATAGTCTACACTTGGAGTTTTACTTCTTCCGAAATTCCCAGCTCAAGCCCAGTGCAAGACATTCCCAGTTCAAAAACGGGGCAAAACATTTCCAGTTTAAGTAGAACAAATGCCATTTTTATAGCTCTCTCTGTCTGCTTACTTGCCGTCTGCGGATTTTTATTCGTTTTGTGGTACTATTATTTCAAAACCAGGCAAAACAGGTGCCCTCGGGGAAGATATGTGGAATTGGAGGAACAGTTTGCTCAGCGTCCCCGCAGCTTCTCCTATGCTGACCTCAGCACTGCCACTCATAGTTTCAGTGAAAACCTAAAGCTAGGAGAAGGCGGCTTCGGAGGCGTCTACAGAGGCATTTTGCCCGGCACAAATGAGGTTGTGGCAGTGAAAAGAATATCCCCTGGATCTAGACAGGGCAAAAGGGAATATGTTTCAGAGGTCACTATCATCAGCAGGCTGAGACACCGTAACCTGATCCAGCTCTTGGGGTGGTGCCATGAAAGCAGCGAGTTGCTCCTGGTTTATGAGTTCCTGCCAAACGGAAGCCTGGACAAGCACTTATTCGATGAGGAGAAGGAGCCTTTGGATTGGGACCAACGGTACAGAATTTCTTGTGACATAGCCTCTGCTCTTGTGTACCTTCACGACGAGTTGGACAATTGTATTGTGCACAGAGATGTGAAGACCAGCAACGTGATATTGGATTCTAGTCTCAATGCCAAGCTGGGAGATTTTGGTCTGGCCAGAATAGTGAAACACGATGGCCCTGCTTCTCACACAACATCACCTGGAGGAACTTTGGGGTATTTAGCGCCAGAATGTGCAGTGGCAGGAAAGACAAGTCCAGAATCGGATGTTTTCAGCTTTGGTGTCGTGGCTCTGGAAATTGCCTGCGGAAGGCGGCCTGTTGACTTGAGGTTATCTGAACACAATTGCAGAGTGGTAGAATGGGTTTGGGATTTGTATAAACAGGGAAAGCTTCTGGATGCGGCTGATAAAAGGCTCGGTGGAAACTTCAATGAAGAAGAAATGCAGAGGCTCATGGTCGTTGGATTGTTGTGCTGTCAGCAGGAACCGAAAGCAAGACCGGAAATGAGATATGTGATGAAAATTTTAAGATTCGATGTTGAATTGCCCTCTGTCCCTTTAAGTTTGTACGACACAAGTAAAACTTTCTCTCCTCCATTGGACCCTGTGAGTATTGGTGCTGCGTCGGTATCATCCAGCTCCAATCGAAATACGTCCAGGTCCTTATGA